The Spirochaetota bacterium sequence TCGTGCGCGAGGCGGCACGAGCGCGCCTGGACGCCGCGTTCGGCCTCGCGCCGCTCTTCCGCCCGGCGTCGGTGGTCATGCATCTCAACTTCGAATACCGGCGATTCGGGTTCGTGCACCGGGACTGGCTCGCGCACACGGCCGCCGAGATCGATCGTTATGCGGAACTCGCGGCGGCCATGAACGCGCTGCTGTGCCTCGAAAACGTGTACGAGGAATCGCCGGACATATTCGGCGAGGTGTTCGCGAAAATTTCCGCGAAGAACGTCCGGCACTGTCTGGACGTGGGCCACCTGGCGGCCTTCTCGAAAATCGGGATCGCTGAATGGCTCTCCGGCGCCGGGCATTTCGTCGGCCAGTTCCACCTTCATGACAACGACGGATCGGGAGACCGGCACGCCCCCCTGGGCGAGGGCTCCGTGGATTTCGCCGCGGTGAAGGATTTCATAGCCGGGATGAACGCCGTCCCCCTCGTCACCCTGGAGCCGCACTCCGAGCCGGACATCTGGAAAACCCTCGCGGGTTTCACCGTGCTCGGTTTCCCCGAAGTGCTTGAAAAATTGCCGCGGGTTCCGTAGGGTGCGCTATTCGGGAAAGGAGGATGTCATGAAGCGGATTCTGGTTACCGGGGGCGCGGGTTATATCGGCAGCCACGTGGTGAGGGCGCTGGCCGCGCGCGGATTCGAGCCCGTCATCTACGACAATCTCTCCACGGGGTTTCGCGATTTCGTCGCCGGATTCGAGCTCGTCGAGGGGAGCATAGGGGATCGCGGAAAACTCGGGAAGCTGTTCGGGGAGCGCGAGTTCGCGTGCGTCATGAACTTCGCGTCGTTCATCGCCGTGGGCGAATCGGTACATCTCCCCCTCAAGTATTACGAAAATAACGTATCGGAAACGGTGACGCTCTTCAGGGCGATGCTCGAATCCGGGGTCACGCGATTCATTTTTTCCTCGTCGGCCGCCGTTTACGGGGAACCGGAGATCGTCCCCATCCCCGAGGATTCCCGCCTCGCGCCTTCAAGCCCCTATGGG is a genomic window containing:
- a CDS encoding sugar phosphate isomerase/epimerase, whose amino-acid sequence is MMTEESIARAARLVYISMPFGKLDAHMRALVKEHRLNLEIGISHHALDAHAPGEFRAVAAEIADAGISTTVHAPFQELFPGAPDRLVREAARARLDAAFGLAPLFRPASVVMHLNFEYRRFGFVHRDWLAHTAAEIDRYAELAAAMNALLCLENVYEESPDIFGEVFAKISAKNVRHCLDVGHLAAFSKIGIAEWLSGAGHFVGQFHLHDNDGSGDRHAPLGEGSVDFAAVKDFIAGMNAVPLVTLEPHSEPDIWKTLAGFTVLGFPEVLEKLPRVP